The region agggtttctttatattttagttgcatcaaattagttagggttcatgtaagagtggaaacaaatcggatgcggatgcggctcaaatgagttagggttcatataagggtgaaaacgaatcaaatttctaagatgaatcataaaacgagtaaaatttgaccacttatctctactattaaagggggatcgaacgtcgtgatggttcgacctccttCAATCCCCCTCCTTCGCTCCTCCCCTCGAGAAATCCCGCACCTAAAAGATCGCTAGAAAAGAATCCACGTTCACAACCAACCAGCCTCCCACCCCCTATGATTCCCACTTTTCAGGtaagataaaaagaaaaagaaaaagaaaacgctCCCACGATCCCTAAGGCGCCCGCTCAACACCCCCACGACCCTCCTCTTTCACTTCCTCTCACGAACGGCCTCCGTCTGCTCCGCCGCTGGTTCCCCTTCCCCATCTGCAGTCACACGCCCACACCacacccctgtttcctccttccttcgggCGGTCACCTTTGCTCCTCCGCCTCGCGAACGGGGTCAGTCGATGTGGCCAATGGAGTTTGCGAGCCCCGGCAGGGCAGAGTCAACCGCCAATACACGATCCACCGGCACCCTCCGTCGCCCTCACACAGCGCCAGCCGCTTCCCATGTCTCTAGAGAGCATGAGTGGCCAGGGAACAATGGAGTAGCCGTGGCCTGAGAAAGAGAGCACAACGATGGTCTAATTCCTCTATGTCTATCCATGTTGCGTTGtggtaatctctctctctctctctccctctctctctggaaCACACATCACACAGATTAATGAGGAGATGAATCAGAGCATCTCGATCATGATCCGTCTCTGCCTGGTGATCAACCCTCATCTGGTCTGACGTCCCAATCGTTGTCGTTTGGATCGATTTTCTTCAATTTGGCCGATAGGGATCGGAATGAACTGGAGGGATGATGTTCTTAGCATCCTGCTACAACGATGCGGATATACTCATTGATCTAGCCCCACTCGCCCCGACTGCCAGGACGCCCCCAAGTCGCTCTTCAAGCTGCAGGCACGCAATCCTCTGTTCCTCAACCTATTTTTCTTCTGCATTATTATTCACGTTTGGACACCTGCATGGTCAAATTAGAACACAAGTTGGTGTCCATAAGATTGAAAGCACATGTGGCTATGTGTGTGTAAGAGTAATAACGATAGGCAAAACCACAACAGAAGTATCAACCCATATATCTGGAACATCCTCTGTGCCTGTGCGTACAAAAAATCAGAGTCCCAAAAGCTGATGGCCAGGGCAAGACCGCTCGTCTCGGCTTCGCAGAATCGCAGCCGAGGGCGACGGTGACGGCTGCCAGCTGCTCGTGGGGCTAGCGGAGGGCGCGGCTGGGGCACGTGGTCGATGCTTGGGACATCTGCGGAGCGGCGTGCGCACGAGTGTAGGGCAGCAGTAGCCAGGGTGGCAGGAGAGGACCCAGGACACGTTGTGTTCATGTAGTTTTCCTCTTTGTATCCTCTAGCTCTGACTACGGTTTCCTCATGCATCCTGTAGCTCTAAGAATGACTTGTGCAGATAAAGATGAAAAATCTAGGGGAAGATTTTGGTGAGCAAGAAGAACAAGGTAATTTATTTCTGGTCAACAAAACAAGTTTGTTCCTACACTTTCATGTTATGATTAGTGCTTATTCACTAACAATGGAAGTACTGATGGGTATAGCATGGTCTGACCAAGAGAAAGAATACTTTTCTACAGGCTATTTTATTAATGATAATGATAAAATATCATCATGGAATATTAATATAAGATCATAGTACGTACTTTCTTTGCTTGATATATGTATATTACATTCTGTATGTATATGCTCATGCCATCAAAAGTCTTTATTTCCTAGAGATAAAACAGCTAGCTACATTATCACACATTTTATATGTTCGTTTACACTAATGATTCTAATATTTGTTTAGCAATCTTTTGCAGATTTTGAGGTTGCCCCATTCCATATTGTTGAGCTTCGTAAAAATGGAGAGGGGACTTGTTGCGGATTCATCATCTATGATCTCACGTTTCAAATTTCTCATTCCATTTTTTTCAAACATATTGAATGAGTTTGACTCTTAGTACTCTTACATAAGTGCCAACATTCATAATGTAGTTATACATGAGTTTATCATTATAATTCAAATACGGTTTTCTAATCTTTCACAAGTGCAACAAAACAGATAAGATATGCTACTGAGCTTTCATATTGGACCGTCAATGCTACTTATTGTAGATATGTTGCTACGCTCTTAAGCTTTCATATTAGGATTTTAACATTCCTTAAGTACTTCCCTTTAATTACTCCTAGCCTTCAAGGTATGATGATCAGGGTCATGTTTCACTAATTAACTGATGGGTTTGTGCAAATATTTTGGGATCAACTGAAAAGAAAATTCAACTTCTTGATTTCCCAATTTAGTGAACCAGATCAAAGAGTTGTGTAGCCATTAGATGGACAGCTTCATACTGGCGTAAGTATTCATGACGCTGTAATATAAGGCTTCTTTACCTTCTACTTATATTTGCTACTGTAAAGGAGAAACCATCTATCTTGGTGTGCCATTGTTTTTTTAAGGGAAGGTGTGTTATTGTTATATTTTGTAAATTGTAACCAAGCATATGAAAGATTTGGTATATGGTTCTGTTGGTCAAAAGTCATTATTCATGTTTCAAGGGGATGACATATACCTTTAAGCAAAACATGAAGCAGACTTTTGCTTTAGGTACTCCCTCCATGAAATATAATGTCCCTGACTTTGCTTCTGCGACTTTGGTCATTTCTATATACAAAAGTACATGCATTGGACATGTATAAATTGTATTGTCTTATTTTTCATGCAAAACAATTTTATTTCATATATGTTTATACTAATTTTGTAGACATACAATAAGTGATAATAATTATTAAAGTTGTGAGATGAAAATCAGATAAGTAGTattagaaaggagggagtactatttattgGCGTCATTTAATATCTAAATATTTTGTTTCAAATAAACTGCCAAATTTAGTCATTAACTTTTCTTTCCTGTGGCATGCACGTGCCTCTAATCTTTATGGCGTTGACCGATGTACCTAGACTGTACATGGAATCCTAATGATCTTCACTGCCAATTACACCAGGTAACAGATTGCTTCAATAAATCTTTTGTCTGCGACGCAATTAAAATGGTGTGACGCGGACAAGGAAATGAATTGTAAAAGTAATAGAGTTGACACTTAAGTTTCTGATTCAATTTTAGTCTTTGAAAGTCATCATAAAAAACTTATTCATAAAACTTAGCGATCATAGAACTTCTATGATACGCCTAAATAAATAATGTATTTGCTATAACCAAACCGATCAGATTATCTTATACCCAAAGTAAGCACATCAAACATTGAATAGTGCAATGATTTGATTGGTTACATCATTATTTTTTGATATCTCCcgtggcaatgcacgggcattcgactagtttcactttatagttggataattgaaatatccgctaccactttccacccctataggttcatcaaattagatggtaattagggcagtagttggacagaaaacacgctgcaagtagttaccttagcagtagcgtggtagtgaacaaacgctgcagctatttgtactAGCATTAGCgtgtgcgggcacgcgttactgctaagcaatagctgtagcgccttattagtagcgcgcttacccgcgctactaatgagcacaaaaccagcgctactgctagggttttccctagtagtgtctaatGAAGCAATCACATGACTTTTGAAGGACTTAAGCACTGAATTTGCTCTCAAGCACCTTGGAGATTTGCACTATTTCCTAGGGATTGAAGTAAAGAAGCACAAGGATGGACTTCATCTCTCCCAGGAAAAATATGCAAATGAGTTGGTAAGAAAAGCTGGATTGCAAGGTTGTAAGCCTACACCCACTCCTTTGTCTAGTACAGAAAAGTTGTCTCTCACAGAAGGAACACTCTTAAGTTCAGAGGACAGTACAAAATACAGAAGTCTTGTAGGTGCACTCCAATACTTGACACTCACACGACCTGATATTTCTTTTGCTGTCAACAAAGTGTGTCAGTTCTTTCATGCACCAACCACAGTTCATTTGACTGCTGCTAAACGTATAGTCAGGTATGTGAAAAATACTATGAGCATTGGTCTTAACTTTAGCACGTCATCTTTCACTCTTGTTAGTGCCTTTTCTGACTCAGATTGGGCAGGATGTTTGGATGATAGATGCTCAACTGGTGGTTTTGCTGTATTTTTTGGACCCAATCTAATATCATGGTGTGCCAGAAAACAAGCTACAGTTCCAGGTCTAGTATAGAGGCAGAGTACAAGGCGCTGGCCAATGCCACGGCAGAAATCATATGGGCACAGTCCATTCTTAAGGAACTTGGTGTGAAAAGTACTCAAGCTCCTTGTCTGTGGTGTGATAATTTGGGTGCCACTTATCTCTCAGCAAATCCAGTCTTTCATGCAAGAACAACACATATTGATATAgattttcattttgtcagagaaagagttgctAATAAACTCTTAGGCATTCGATTTCATACACTCCAAGGATCAAATTGCGGATgggtttacaaaagccttgcctACACGAAGTTTTGGAGacttcaagcataatctcaacttgatgaagttgtgattaagggagggtgttaaacatcAAACATACGTACATGACAAGGTTCAGAGGGAGTCCCGCACCATATCTTGTAGGTAGTTTGGGTTCGTTGTTAGCTAGAGTTTATCTTGTAATCTTATCTCTACCTTGCTTCCTCTCCAAGTTGTAATCTCCTGTAAACGATCTCAACTGTATGCGCTATCAGGGAGGTGCGCCCCTGCCTATAAACACGTACGGCGTCCCCTCGAGTTGAGGTACGATGCTTTCCGCCAACGCACAGTAAACACTTTCAAAGAACAGGAGGAGATGCCATCAATGTAGAATCAAGTATATAGCATTCCTAAAGCAATTCAAATTTAAGTTTGAAATCGTACCAGGTTGAATGGCTTGGCGTCTGGGGACGTGCTTCTCGTGTATTCTTACACTCGGCACTATTGACATGAGTTATCAAGACTCTTGTCCCTTGTGCACCTTTGTATTGAACTCTCTTTTTACAGTGTCTACATTCTGCCTGCACGGTCTTTCCATTATCATCTCTTATGTCTTCAAAATCATCCCATGCCTTGGACCGTTTTTTGCCACGACCGCTTCTTGGCAGTATATTATCATCGCCCCTCAATGTGCCATGATCTAGTTGTGCTACTTCATGCATGCCTTCAGGCTCCTGCAAAGTAACTGCGACAAAAGAAGAGGGCTATTAGCATGGTCCTGTTGGACAAGAAAAAGATTTTACCGAGGTTGAGTGGAGGTCGTTTTGTGGCTAACCGGGGGTAGTCATTGCAGCTGGGGTACAAGGCTGAGTGACATCGTCGGAGGCGAAGCAATTGTGCGTGTTGGACGAAGATGGCAGCAGGTGTTGGCCTGTTGGAAGATGGATACAACGTTGGTGACTGAAACAGAGCTAATTTGATGTTTTTTAGAAAACAATACTTGCTCGGTCTTGAACTGAGGCCCTTAGAGTCATACAACACGAGATCCAAGGTGCACACaacaaagagcaagcacaaaaaaaaactaaaaacaaaaTATTCAATACAGGGTCACTAGTGACCAATCAAGCGTCGCGGCGCTGACCGAACAAGGCCTGGACATGTGAAGGCCGGTTGCTGGAGAGGTCTGCCATCTGCCAGCCTGAGCTGCATGAACGGATCGACGGTTGGCTCCCCTAGCTAACTAGAGATGATACCCTGCGTGTTGCTGCGGGTATTCATTGAAATTATTTCAATTAGACTTGATTGTATAAAACATTACTATTTCGATAACAATATAATAATAGAAACTTAATACATATATTTTTGTTGTAGTATAGTTGTAGAATATTTGTTAAATATAGGTAGCATGCATGGTGCATATTAAGATGCGTCTTTTTCATGAATGGTGGCATGGTGAGTTGACATAGTTGCTTATTGAGGGAAGTGCATGTTAAGATTAGGTTTTTGCCATGCATAGTGGCATGATGAGTTGCCATAGTTGCATGTGTAAAGAATTAGAGTTAGTGGAGATCAACTATTTAGGTATATAGGATTTGATGCTTGATGTGATCAACCACGTCAAAAGCTTGTGCTCGTCAGCCCAAAAAAATTGAATTCTAAGGGCAACTCCAGTTGATCCCAATAATTGTGTAACTCCCAAGAAGCTTCCATTTCGGGGTTTTAACCCACTCTAATCCAAACCCAAAAAGACTTTAACTCAAAAGTTTCTTTAGCTGACCCCGTAAACAACCCTCCCATGATCCCGTCACAATATATTGGCTTCCAACACTGCCACCGAATCCCCTCCCCAAAACTCTAAAATTGTGCGGGAACAAGTTTCCTCCCCCAAGCGCCACTGCCANNNNNNNNNNNNNNNNNNNNNNNNNNNNNNNNNNNNNNNNNNNNNNNNNNNNNNNNNNNNNNNNNNNNNNNNNNNNNNNNNNNNNNNNNNNNNNNNNNNNNNNNNNNNNNNNNNNNNNNNNNNNNNNNNNNNNNNNNNNNNNNNNNNNNNNNNNNNNNNNNNNNNNNNNNNNNNNNNNNNNNNNNNNNNNNNNNNNNNNNNNNNNNNNNNNNNNNNNNNNNNNNNNNNNNNNNNNNNNNNNNNNNNNNNNNNNNNNNNNNNNNNNNNNNNNNNNNNNNNNNNNNNNNNNNNNNNNNNNNNNNNNNNNNNNNNNNNNNNNNNNNNNNNNNNNNNNNNNNNNcccacacacacacacacacacacccacgcacATCCTAGCCAATCCAGTGGACCATCTGTCACGAAGATTGGTGGCAATGACAGTGAC is a window of Triticum dicoccoides isolate Atlit2015 ecotype Zavitan chromosome 2B, WEW_v2.0, whole genome shotgun sequence DNA encoding:
- the LOC119362464 gene encoding uncharacterized protein LOC119362464 isoform X3; this translates as MEEEALRAAMEDAFLEGAVQWRADTILQTLRMDKLDAWIRGEGLSDDIEALKSEIDEVKATVSDVKGRAIGNRRLARSLAALKQKLFDADDAIDELDYYRLLHQVEGGQHLLPSSSNTHNCFASDDVTQPCTPAAMTTPVTLQEPEGMHEVAQLDHGTLRGDDNILPRSGRGKKRSKAWDDFEDIRDDNGKTVQAECRHCKKRVQYKGAQGTRVLITHVNSAECKNTREARPQTPSHST
- the LOC119362464 gene encoding uncharacterized protein LOC119362464 isoform X1; the encoded protein is MEEEALRAAMEDAFLEGAVQWRADTILQTLRMDKLDAWIRGEGLSDDIEALKSEIDEVKATVSDVKGRAIGNRRLARSLAALKQKLFDADDAIDELDYYRLLHQVEGGQHLLPSSSNTHNCFASDDVTQPCTPAAMTTPVTLQEPEGMHEVAQLDHGTLRGDDNILPRSGRGKKRSKAWDDFEDIRDDNGKTVQAECRHCKKRVQYKGAQGTRVLITHVNSAECKNTREARPQTPSHSTCVYCALAESIVPQLEGTPYVFIGRGAPP
- the LOC119362464 gene encoding uncharacterized protein LOC119362464 isoform X2, whose protein sequence is MEEEALRAAMEDAFLEGAVQWRADTILQTLRMDKLDAWIRGEGLSDDIEALKSEIDEVKATVSDVKGRAIGNRRLARSLAALKQKLFDADDAIDELDYYRLLHQVEGGQHLLPSSSNTHNCFASDDVTQPCTPAAMTTPVTLQEPEGMHEVAQLDHGTLRGDDNILPRSGRGKKRSKAWDDFEDIRDDNGKTVQAECRHCKKRVQYKGAQGTRVLITHVNSAECKNTREARPQTPSHSTWCPNVNNNAEEK